The DNA region GTCGTCAGCGAATATTATGGCTACAAGCATGTTGTACCCACCCACCAGGGCCGTGGTGCAGAAAACCTGCTCTCTTCTCTGTTAATTAAAGAGGGTGACTACGTACCGGGTAACATGTACTTCACCACTACCCGTGCTCACCAGGAGAGAAACGGCGCGACTTTTGTTGATATCATCATCGACGAAGCACACGATTCACAAAAAGAGCTGCCGTTTAAAGGCAACATCGATGTCTCTAAACTTGAAAAACTGATTAACGAAGTAGGTGCAGACCGCATCCCTTACGTTTGTCTGGCAGTTACCGTAAACCTGGCTGGTGGTCAGCCGGTGAGCATGGCTAACATGCGTGAAGTCAGCAAACTGTGCCGCAAAAACAAAATTCTGGTGATGTATGATGCGACACGCTGCGTTGAAAACGCCTATTTCATTAAAGATCGTGAGCCAGAGTATAAAGACGTCACTATTGCCGCCATCCTGAAAGAGATGATGAGCTACTCTGACGGTTGTACTATGAGCGGTAAAAAAGACTGTCTGGTAAACATCGGTGGCTTCTTATGTATGAACGATGACACCTTGTATCAGAAAGCCAGCGAACTGGTTGTTCTGTATGAAGGTATGCCTTCTTACGGCGGTCTGGCTGGTCGTGATATGGAAGCAATGGCGCGCGGTATTGTTGAGTCTGTTGACTATGCTTACATCCATCACCGCATTGCTCAGTGTCGTTATCTGGCAGACAAACTGGAAGCAGCTGGTGTACCAATTGTAAAACCAGTTGGTGGTCATGCGGTGTTCCTGGATGCAAAAGCCTTCCTGCCACACGTTCCTCAGGATCAGTTCCCGGCTCAGTCTTTAGCGGCTGAACTGTATATCGATTCCGGTGTTCGTAGTATGGAGCGCGGCATTATCTCTGCGGGACGTGATAAGAAAACCGGTAAGAACCATACGCCTAAGCTGGAACTGGTTCGTCTGACGATTCCTCGTCGTGTTTACACCTATGCGCACCTGGATGTTGTCGCCGATTCTGTGATTCATCTGTACAAAAACAGAGAGAAAATCAAAGGATTGGATATGGTATATGAGCCGAAGTTCCTGCGCTTCTTTACCGCAAGATTTGAGCCACTCAAATAAGGTTCTCATTAAGCAAAGTATAAATTAACCATCAAAGAGTCTTTCATTCTGCAGGATGAAAGACTCTAAAAGTCTGGATCAGTCACAGGTCATTAATATGTTTTTCCCACTTAGAATTTTAATTAAAGGAATCAATTATGACGGTCAGCGTAGAGGCTCAGGGGTCTGCTCAGGTTAAAAAGAAGTCGGTTATTGGTGGAGCTATGATCACCACGGCGACCGTCGTTGGCGCCGGAATGTTCTCTTTACCTGTAGCCATGTCCGGGGTTTGGTTTTCCTGGTCAATTGGTATCCTTGCTGTTACCTGTTTTATTATGATAATGGCTGGTTTCATGCTGCTGGAAGCCAACCTTAATTATCGTATTGGTGCCAGTTTCGACACATTAACAAAAGATCTATTAGGTCGATTCTGGAATATTGCAACCAACATTACTTTTGCTTTCGTTTTATATATTCTTGCCTACGCCTATATTTCAGGAAGTGCTGCGGTTATATCCCAAACCTTAACCCAGTATTTCACGATTGGAATTTCTTCCCGTATTACCGGTGTGATATTTACCATTGTTGTGGCATTTATTGTCTGGTGGAGTTCAACAGCAGTGGGGCGTATTACTACCATCTTGCTGTTGGGCAAATTTATTGCTTTCTTTATGACGTTCGCCAGCCTGCTGGGCTATGTGCAGGTTGATAATCTGATGGACGTTATGGCTCCACAAGGAACCAGTTATCTACCTTTCCTGTTAATGACACTGCCTTTCTGTATTGTTTCATTTGGCTTTCACGGCAACGTACCCAGCCTGGTAAAACACTATGGTAAAGACCCAAAACGTATTGTTTCCTGCATATTAATTGGAACGCTATTTGCGTTGTTCCTGTATGTCTTCTGGTTATATTGCACCATGGGGAATATCTCCCGGGCGGACTTTAAGCCAATTATTGCTCAGGGCGGAAACATTGACGTCTTTATCACAGCCATGGGGGCGATTCTTAACAGCGCATCAATGGATGTAATCCTGACATTCTTTGCCAACTTCGCGGTTGCCAGTTCTATGTTAGGTGCAACACTGGGCCTGTTCGATTACATTGCTGACCTGTGTAAGTTTAAGGATGACAATGGCGGCAGGGCGAAAACAGCACTGGTTACTTATATTCCTCCGGCGCTACTGTGCTCCATCTATCCAAATGGTTTTCTGTATGCCATTGGTTATGCTGGACTGGCGTTTGCGGTATGGGCAATCATCGTTCCCGGCCTGTTGGCGAAAGCCTCGCGCGAGAAATTTGGTAACCCAATGTTCCGCACCTGGGGTGGAACCCCGCTGGTGTATGTAGTGATTGTGTTTGGGGTGATCACTATGCTGGCGCATATATTGTCGACGTTTAATATATTGCCGACGTATAGTTAATTATTTTTATTGAGATAGAAGAGCCGCCCTAAGGGGCGGCTTTATTATTTAACGATACTGTTAAGAGTTAAGTTCAGGGGATATTCCGGCCGCAAAAGATATAGTGTCTATTTTTATATTGTGTACGGCCGGAAGGGCATTTGCTCTTAACATTGGTGAGCGTCGGGCCTAGCCGGGCTACGGGCACTTCGTTGGCTTACGCCAAGTCGACCCCCACGCCCGTCTCTCCCTCCGATTAGCGTAGTTAATATAGTAAAAAACCGCCCAAAGGGCGGTTTTAGGATCAAAGCGAAAATACCATCACAGTGATTTAATAATGCGACTCAGCAACTTAATCCGCGGAATAATACTCTCCAACTCAACATATTCTGCCGGGCTATGGAAGTCGGCACCGATAGGGCCAAAACCATCCAGAGATGGAACCCCTAATGCCGCCGTATGGTTAGCATCAGAACCACCGCCTACAGCCTGCCATTTCACCGGAATACCTTCTTCCTGACCACAACGCTCAACTAATGTCATTAGTTTTTCTGTTTCTGCCGAAGGAGACATTGCCGGAGTATGAGCCATTTCAGTAACGGTGGAGGTAACATCAGCCACGTAAGCTTTTTTGCTCATTTCATTGATGGCTTTATCAATGCGGTGATATTCGTTGTTATCCCAGAAACGTACATCAACCACTGCCTGAGCTTTATCAGGAACGATATTGGCAGCATCACCACCTTTAACCACGCCGACGTTCAGCGTGGTACCGGCTTCGGCATTACCTAACTGGTTAATTGCCAGAATCCAGTTAGCCAATTCGGTAATGGCTGAACGGCCTTTCTCCGGTGCGTTACCTGCGTGAGCAGCACGCCCGTGGAAGTCAATATTATAACGCGCCATACCCTTACGGGCTTTAACCAGCGAACCATCAGCACGTGCAGCTTCAGCAACCAGCACATAACGGCTCTGTTTAGCGTATTTACCCAGCCATTCATGAGAGTAAACTGAACCGGTTTCTTCATCCGGGTTCATTGCAACAGCAATGGATAATCTCTGAACATCACTGTCATCCAGTGCGCGAATAGCCCACAGGATATTTAACAGGCCAGATTTCATATCTGCCGCACCCGGACCATATAGACGAGTAGCATCAGTAGACATTGGGCGCTCGGCCGCGGTTCCCGGTGGGAATACGGTATCCATATGACCAATCAGTAAAACGTCAAACTGAGTGGCGCCGGGTTTATTGGTGGCAAATACACCCGGGCCTACCTCTTTACCCAGATCTACGATTTCTGCATGCCAGCCTAAATCCTTATATTTCTTCTCCATCAGACCGGCAACAACGGCAACGCCTTCGGTGGTTTGAGTTCCACAATCAATATTAACCAGCGGACGTAATTCATCTAAATATTGGTTTAACTGCATGGTTCATCCTTCCTTAATTGTCTCGTGTTGAACAGACATAATCATTTAGATATTAATGATGATTCTCATCAGCAGCATCGCACCAAATGAATTGATAACGGCAATAAGCAACATTAATGGAATGCGGCTGCCCTTAGTGCCAACAACGCCTAAAACACGTCCGACATATTGCACTAATGAACCCATCAGATAGATAGCAGGGGCAAGAATTGCCAGGTGCTCACCATTGAGGTGACCGCTCTGGAACAGGCTTACGGCAACACCAATTGCGCCACCCATCGACATTAAACTACTAATTAAAACTGCGGCAGCCTCTCCGGGCAGGCCAAACAACGCCATGACAGGTTCACATAGCTTGCCTAACAGATCTAACAGTCCGGTGATTTGTAATGCTTTAATAATAACGAATGCCATCAGTACGTTTGGTAGTGTACTTGTGGTGGCAATTCCCCAGCCTTTACGCGCTCCGGCAACAAAAATATCAGTGATCATTGGATTTGAGTTATTAGACATGATGCATTATTCCCTTATTATTTTTCTGTCGCTGTGCTTGATGGCTGTTGTTCTTGTTCGTC from Limnobaculum xujianqingii includes:
- a CDS encoding tyrosine phenol-lyase, giving the protein MSYPAEPYKIKVVEPIAMTTREQRIQYIKDAGYNTFLLQSKQTYIDLLTDSGTTAMSDNQWAGMMLGDEAYSGSANFYHLQEVVSEYYGYKHVVPTHQGRGAENLLSSLLIKEGDYVPGNMYFTTTRAHQERNGATFVDIIIDEAHDSQKELPFKGNIDVSKLEKLINEVGADRIPYVCLAVTVNLAGGQPVSMANMREVSKLCRKNKILVMYDATRCVENAYFIKDREPEYKDVTIAAILKEMMSYSDGCTMSGKKDCLVNIGGFLCMNDDTLYQKASELVVLYEGMPSYGGLAGRDMEAMARGIVESVDYAYIHHRIAQCRYLADKLEAAGVPIVKPVGGHAVFLDAKAFLPHVPQDQFPAQSLAAELYIDSGVRSMERGIISAGRDKKTGKNHTPKLELVRLTIPRRVYTYAHLDVVADSVIHLYKNREKIKGLDMVYEPKFLRFFTARFEPLK
- the mtr gene encoding tryptophan permease, translating into MTVSVEAQGSAQVKKKSVIGGAMITTATVVGAGMFSLPVAMSGVWFSWSIGILAVTCFIMIMAGFMLLEANLNYRIGASFDTLTKDLLGRFWNIATNITFAFVLYILAYAYISGSAAVISQTLTQYFTIGISSRITGVIFTIVVAFIVWWSSTAVGRITTILLLGKFIAFFMTFASLLGYVQVDNLMDVMAPQGTSYLPFLLMTLPFCIVSFGFHGNVPSLVKHYGKDPKRIVSCILIGTLFALFLYVFWLYCTMGNISRADFKPIIAQGGNIDVFITAMGAILNSASMDVILTFFANFAVASSMLGATLGLFDYIADLCKFKDDNGGRAKTALVTYIPPALLCSIYPNGFLYAIGYAGLAFAVWAIIVPGLLAKASREKFGNPMFRTWGGTPLVYVVIVFGVITMLAHILSTFNILPTYS
- a CDS encoding M20 family metallopeptidase, with amino-acid sequence MQLNQYLDELRPLVNIDCGTQTTEGVAVVAGLMEKKYKDLGWHAEIVDLGKEVGPGVFATNKPGATQFDVLLIGHMDTVFPPGTAAERPMSTDATRLYGPGAADMKSGLLNILWAIRALDDSDVQRLSIAVAMNPDEETGSVYSHEWLGKYAKQSRYVLVAEAARADGSLVKARKGMARYNIDFHGRAAHAGNAPEKGRSAITELANWILAINQLGNAEAGTTLNVGVVKGGDAANIVPDKAQAVVDVRFWDNNEYHRIDKAINEMSKKAYVADVTSTVTEMAHTPAMSPSAETEKLMTLVERCGQEEGIPVKWQAVGGGSDANHTAALGVPSLDGFGPIGADFHSPAEYVELESIIPRIKLLSRIIKSL
- a CDS encoding YjiG family protein, translated to MSNNSNPMITDIFVAGARKGWGIATTSTLPNVLMAFVIIKALQITGLLDLLGKLCEPVMALFGLPGEAAAVLISSLMSMGGAIGVAVSLFQSGHLNGEHLAILAPAIYLMGSLVQYVGRVLGVVGTKGSRIPLMLLIAVINSFGAMLLMRIIINI